In Halothermothrix orenii H 168, the sequence GGTATCTTTGGGGAAACAGCTTCCTCCATATCCGGGCCCGGCGTGAAGGAATTTATCCCCGATACGGCCGTCCATACCCATGGCTTTAGCCACCACCTGAACATCGGCATTGACCTTTTCACATAGAACCGAGATCTCGTTAATAAAGGAAATCTTGGTGGCCAGAAAGGCATTTGAGGCATATTTTATCATTTCAGCTGTCTCCAGGTTGGTAAAGACAAAGGGAGTATCATTTAAGTATAAAGCACGGTATACTTCTTTTAATATATCACGGGCCTTTTCACTCTCGGTCCCGATAACCACCCTGTCGGGGTGGGTAAAATCATAAACAGCCTTACCCTCCCTTAAAAATTCGGGATTGCTGACAACATCAAACTTATAGTCCACCCCGCGTTTGTCCAGCTCCTCCTGGATAACGGCCGCTACCTTCCGTCCAGTACCGATGGGCACAGTAGACTTGTCCACTATGACTTTATAGCCATTCATATATTTACCGATATCCCGGGCTACCGAAAGAACATACTGCAGGTCAGCACTCCCATCATCCTTTGGAGGAGTACCTACCGCAATAAAGACAACCCCTGAATTCTCGATGGCCTCTTTTACATCTGTGGTAAAGGATATCCTGCCTGATTCAAAGTTTCTCTGTAGATATTCTGAAAGTCCAGGCTCATAAATGGGAACTTCACCATTATTAAGTTTGTTAATCTTTTCTTCATCAATGTCAACATTGATAACAGTATTACCGAAGTCAGCCAGACAGACTCCACTGACCAGGCCTACATAACCTGTTCCGATGACACTTATTTTATTTTCGTACATCTTAACCCCTCCAGTACCTTGTTAAATTATTCACTTATATGTTTATGATAATATATTTAGAGCACTTTAGCAAATAAACATATACTATGATTAATAAAAGTAAAATTTTATAAGCTTTCTTCCAGGGTAGTCGCTACCTCATCTAAACCAAGTTGACGGGCATAATACGATATTGTCCTGGTTAACCCTGACTTTAAGTCATACCGTGGAGCCCAGTCTAAAACCTCTTTAGCCCGGGAGTTATCAAGGTAACTATGGCGAATATCCCCTGGCCTTTCCCGATTAAATATGGGTTCTATATCCATTTTCAGGATATCTTTCATAGTTTTAAATAATTCAATGACACTGGTCTGAGTCCTGGTACTAATATTAACTATTTGATTATCACCTCTATTAAGAGCTTTAAGATTGGCTGCAACGATATCTTCGACATAAATAAAATCACGTGTCTGTTTCCCATCTCCATAAATTGCTGGCTGTTCACCGTTCACCATTTTATCAGTAAATATAGAGACTACCCCACCCTCTCCTTTTGGATCCTGGCGGGGACCGTAAACATTGGCATACCTTAAAATGGTATATTTTAAATCATATAATTCTCCATACATCTTTATGTAATGCTCCGGGGTATGTTTACTAATACCATAGGGAGACATGGCTTTTATAGGATGGCTTTCATCAATGGGTAAATAATCGGGTTCTCCATAGACCGCAGCTGAAGAAGCATATATTATCTTTTCTACATTATTTTTACGGCAGGCCTCGAGTAAATTAATGGTACCTTTTATATTATTATCAGCATCAAAAATGGGATCTTTAACAGAACGCTGGACATCTATCTGGGCTGCATGATGAATTACGTGGGTTATTTTTTCTTTTTTTATAATATCTTCTATATCTGATGATATTATATCTACTTTATAAAATTTAGCTGTAGAATTAAGGTTTGTCTTATAGCCCGTAGAAAGGTTGTCCACAACAACCACATCATGTCCTATATTTATTAACTTATCTACTATATTTGAGCCGATAAAACCTGCTCCACCGGTTGCTAAAATAATCATTATTAACAGTCTCCTATTTTATTTAGTATTAGTTACAAAGGATTTTTTAATAAATTTTCATTTTAAATATTTACTTAATCCATTAATAAAATAGTTAATAAAATAATATAACGATTTAACAATAGATAAATTTTCTATCTGACGGTATATTTTCCATTGATATTTTGCAGAAACAACTTTATTACTAGACAACGAATTTTTATTTGTTCTGTAATAGGCCAAGACTTCATTTACTCCATAAGCCGTTATCCCTTTTTTTAAAATCTTTAACCAAAGTGCATAATCTTGTCTTCTATCAATAACTGGCATATATACTTTTCCAACATATTTGGTATCATACATCGCAGTTAAACAACCAATAGAATTGGTTTTCAGTAGTTGATTATAATTAATTTTTTTGGGAGGTCTTATAATACCCCTTAAATTTCCAAACTCATCTATTTTTCTGTAAGCTGTATATGATAAAACAACATTATTGTTTTTCATAAATTCAACCTGCTTTTTTAATTTATCTTTATGCCAGAGGTCATCACTGTCCAAAAAGGCAATGTATCTGCCTTTGCTTATCTTAATTCCCTTGTTTCTAGCTACAGCAGCTCCACTATTTTTTTTCAATTTAATTAATTTAATCCTACTATTTTTCTTTAAATATTCCTTAACTATATCTGGACCTGAATCAGTTGAACAATCATCCACTACTATCATTTCCCAATTTGCATATGTTTGGTTTAAAACACTTTTTATAGTCTTTTCAATAAACTGTTCTGAATTATAAAGTGGAGTAATTACTGAAACTAATTCAGATCTCATTTAAATTCCTCCATAGATAAGTTTAAGTATATTGAGTTATAATAAATCTAACACTTGATTAATTATATTATTCCAATCATGCTTTTCCGCCCATCTTATACAATCTTCTTGGTAATTCTTTTTGTTATAATATTCTTCATAAAACTTTATAATTCCCTCAGATATACTTTTAGGATCGCCACCATCAACTATCAACCCGGTCTTACCATGGTTTACTGCATCCAAAATCCCTCCTGAATTACCTGCTATCACAAACTTACCATACATATTAGCTTCTAAATATACTATTCCAAAACCTTCTACACTTCCATCTTTTTTAACCTCATAGCTCGGCATAACAAACAAATCACACTTTTTATACATTTCATCTTTTTGTTCTTCTGAAATAAAACCTAAAAATGTAACATAGTTTTCAATATTCAATTCACTAACAATTTGTTTTAGTATTTTATTATATGGACCTTTCCCCCCGATATAATAATGGATATCTGGATATCTAGATATTATTTCAGGCATAGCTCTGAGAGTATTATCAATACCCTTTCTTTGCTCTAATCGTGATAACGTAAACAATATTTTCCTATTTTTGACTTTGTTTTTATTATCAATCTTTATATTTTTATAATCAATTCCAGGGTGAATTACTTTTATGTTAAATTCACCATATGTATTGCATAATTTTTTTGTAAATTTACTATTAGCAATTATTTTATTCGCATTCTTTAAGACTCTTTTTATCACAAATTTTTCAACAAAATTTTTATTGTCAGGGTAAATATCATTTCCATGTACATAAACTATATAAGGAATATTATATAATATCTTTAATAAATAAGTTATTATTCCTAGTTTCCAAGTTAAAGCAATATTAATGTAACTTTTGTTTTTCTTAAAGTCGTAATATGACTTCTTAAATAAGTCATAACCTATTTTAATTTGTGAATTATTATATTTTGAGTAATAAACACCTTTGATTTTTTCATCATTTATATTCCCTGAATATGCAGAAACTTTAACATATTCTTTTAAATACTTAAATAGATTGAAAGATAAATTTTGAATTCCACCCATTGTTTTTGATAAATAAGGAGTAAATATTGTTATTTTTTTATCCATATCTACAACACCTCATAGGTAGACAAATAAAATCTATATTAAAATAAAAAAACCGTATCAATATTTAATATAACCTTTACCCTTATATAGAATAAAAAATTATATTTTCCACGCACAAATATAACCTTTTATTTATTAGTGTGTGTAGTAGTGTGTGTAGCTATTTTTATTTTCTAACATCAAATTGCATAGAATTTATTTGTGATAATATTATGGCATTAATACATATATCATTGTACATCAAAATGTACCAACTCCCATAGCTAAAGTAGCCCAGTCAATTTTTTCCGAAAATATTGACAGCCAACAAAGTTATAAATTTGTATACTCAAATTTAAGTTTATATCAATCAGATTAATCCTATTAACTGAAGTACCCAAGGCTGTTTTTAAAGGATTTTGAGCTGGATTTTTTTGTTCACCTATAATCTTTTTCGTTTTTTCGTTCTGTTTTTTAGTTAAGCATCTTTGTTGGCTTAGTTTATTATTGAAAAAACCATTAAATTGTCTGTTAAAAAATTTCCCAAAATTATTACGACTTGATACCCATACTCATCAGCTAACTTCAGATGGTTTACAGCCTTTGAATATTTTCATTTCATCCTTTGTTTTATCCTTTTTTTATAAATTAAATTTACAATTTGCTTAAAAATCATAGGTATTTTACACTTTAGAGGTTCCTTTAAGGCTAAGAATATTTCATCAAACTTCCTATAATCAAATATAAATAAATTTGAAATATAAATGACTCTATACCTGTAATAAACACTCCAATAATAAGGAAAGTTGACAAAAAAAGTAGCACACTATTCAAAAAATCATAATTCACTTCACTACTAAATTGCATCATCATAAGGGCTTTTCTCATACACATTATAATAATTGAAATAAATAATATTAATCCCACAATTCCACTATTTATTAAAAGAAACAAATAAAGATTATCGACAGGATCATATGGAACACTGGGATTTCCTTGAATAAATTTAAAAATGTGCTGCCCCCCACCTAGATAACCCCATCCTTTCCCAATAAAAATATGAACAATTCCTTTACTCTTTACCCATGATGTCATTAGCGTCTTCCACTTATTAATCCTAACAAAAAAAGTATTAGTATACAAATATGTTCTTAACACTCCAATATTACTACTAAGTAAATTATTTTCAATATAAGGTACTATTATATTTAATGCAAATACAATAACCAAAGGAATAATTAAAGAAAGTTTTAGAAAAATATTATATTTTTTTCTTTTAAGTAATAAACAATAAAACAACATAACTACTAAAGCCAATATACTAGTTCTAGAAGTAGATATTAATATGCCTATAATTGACATAATAGAAACTATGTTGGGCATAAAACCTTTTTTTAATATGTTAAAACTTAATAATATAAGGCAAAACATACCGAAAGTTACAGGTTGTCTGAAAATAGAAGAAGCTCGAATATTACCAGAACGGATTAAATTTGTTTTCATTCCATCTGCCACAAAATTTATACTGGAAATAAATTCTGTGCCTAAAAAAAACTGTAATAAAGCAAAACCAATAATAAAAAGAGCTAAAAATGAAAGAATATTAATAATTTTATTAATAAATTTTTGCCAATTAATATCATGTATAATTACTATAAATATTATTAACCCATAAAAAAAAGTTACTTTTACTCCCCATAACCACTGTATTATTACAATATTTTTATTTACAATTCCAAAATATAGATTTAAGATTAGATTAAATACAAGTAAATAAATTATAATTATAATTTTTCCCCCAAAATTAGTAATATGTATTTTTTTCTTTTTGATTAAATATAAAATAGATAGAGCTAAGATAAAAATAAACAATACTTCTTTCCACACATTTAATATAGGTTTATTAAGAGTATTATGATTTATAACTTTTATAACACCATGAAATGGAGCTAACAAAAAAAATAGTAATAATAACTTTAAACTAATATTTGCCATTTTAAATCTCATGTTTTTTTCACCCTAAATTTTTTCCAACTTTTTATAATGAATTGTATTTTATTAACTTCAAATAATTTTGAATAACTTTATCAATATTATAAGTATCACTAACCCGTCGAAAACCTTCATTCCCTATCTTTTTTCTTTTCTTCTTGCTTTTATATAATTCTAAAATTGCATTTTTCATTTCTACTATTAAATTTTCTTCATTAACTTTAAGACCAGTTTTTCCATCTTCAACAATATAACTTGGTCCTCCACAATTTGTAGTAATTACAGGTTTTTTAACACTCCACGCTTCAATAATAGTTCTGCCAAAAGATTCTGGTCCTCCATATTTTGTAATAGAACTTGAAATAATAACATCACAATTGTAAAAAAATTCTAATGGATCTTCTATCCATCCAATAAAACTTACTTTATCTTCTATACCAAGTTTTTTAATTAATTCTTTTAATTCCAGATAATAATTATACTGTTCAGTGCTTTCTTGTGCTGAACCAGCAATTAATAATTTAGCATTAAAATTGTTTATATTTTTATTAGCTAAATTGAAAGCTTTTATTAATTTATCCAACCCCTTCCACCTAGCAAATCTTGCTGCAACACCATAAATTATCTCATTATTTTTAGCATATTTATGTCGATAAATTAATCTATATTGTGAATTAATAATATCATTTACTATTATTCCATTAGGAATAACTTCATACTTGTTTCCACCCTTATAAAAATTCTTTAAATGTTCAGATACACAAACTATATTTTTCACAAAAGGTTCCAATAATGTTTTGGCAATTTTTTTAAAACGATAATCACGTAATATCAAAATAAAAGGAATATTAGTTAAAAAACAAGATAAAAAGCTTATCATATGACTTATATCTGTATTACTAAAAACAATATGTGGTTTATATTGTAATATTTCAATAAAAACTAGTAAGTTACCATACAATAGTTTACTTATACCTACTATATTTTTATTTAACTTTCCCAAACTAATTACTTTAAATTTAATATTTTCTTTATTTAGTATATTTTTCATTTTACTGTTTTCAACTAAAAATAAAACTTCATATTCTTCTTTTTCACTAATTTTTTTAAATATATCCACTATGGACTTTTCAGCCCCTCCAAATTGAGTTTCTACATTTATTATTAAAATTCTTTTAATAGAAATCCCCCCAAAAAAACTAAAGTATTTTTTTATAAACATCAAGAGTATCTTTGGCTACCCTGATCCACGAATAATTTTCTTTAACAAATTCTCTAGCATTTACACTATAAATATCCCTTTCCTTATTATCTTGTAATATACTTACAATAGCATCTGCTAATTTTATACTATTTTTTGGAGGAACTAAAACACCATTAACATGATTTTCAATTATTTGAGGAATCCCACCTACTTCTGTACCAATAACTGGTACTCCACATGCCATAGATTCTAATCCACTTAAACTAGTTGCTTCTTTTAAAGAAGGTAATACAGAAATGTCACCTAAAGAATAATATCTGGGCATATCTTCTGAAGGAATCGGACCTGTTAATATGATATATTTATTTAAACTAGCTTCATTGATGTAGTCTAAAATTTCTCTTTTTTCAGATTCTGGATGGTCAATTGGGAAATCTCCAACGAAAACAAACTTTATTTTTCCATTTAATCTTTTTATTATTTCAGGAATAGCTTTAACTAAATAAATAACACCATTCTTTTTGGCAAATCTTCTAGCACAGACAACTACCTTTTCATCTTGTTTTATTTTTAATTCTCTTTTTAACTCTTGAACATTAATATTAGGGGTAAATCTATCTAAATCAACACCATTAGATATATAATGCACTTTATCTACAGGGTATCCTAACTCTACTGTCTTTTCACAAAGTTCTTTACTAGGTGCAATAATTTCTCTTGCATGAAATATATCTTTTTTTAATCTATCATATTCCTTCTTTTCCATTCGTAGTAAAAAGGTTGAACTATGATTCGTAAAAACTATATTATCAAAATTAATTTTTCTAGTAACATATGAATCATGAGTTAAACAATGCCAATGTAAAATATCAATACTATACTTTTTTAATATTTTTTTTAAATAATAATAATATAGAATTCTCATATTCAATCCTCTAATTTTGGGAATATCAATAATAGGAACTCTTATGACCTTCATCCCTTTGTCATCTTCAACGTTTATCTTGAAATTTTTTTGTTCTTTAAAACTACATTTTGTAAAAACGACAACATTATGTCCCAATTTAACTAAAGCTCTCCCTAATTCTGCTACATGATTAGCTATTCCCCCGATATTCGGGAGATAATCACTTGAAAATAAACATATGTTCATTTACAAAAATCCTCCCATTTATCGAATACCTAGTCTTAGTCTTATTATATCTTTCATGAATAACCAATTTAAAAATAATTATATAAAATTCTATTAGCTATATAAACTTTTAATCCCTCTTGTTTAGCTGGATACAATAAGTGTTTTTTATTTTTATTTTCATAAAAGTTATAATTATATTTATCAATAATATATTTAAATTTTTTATTAATGATTCTAACCTCCAAAGGATTTATTTCTTCTTTCCATTTAAACAATCTTTCTGAGGAAATCGTTTTGAATTTTTTCCCTGTTGTACTGTTTCCATGCCACTGTTGGCCTTGAACAGTTGGTTTGTATAAAATTTCTTCTTTAGCTATATCTAAAAAATCACTAATTTCATTAATAATTTTTTTTGGTTTTGTAACCAAATCTTCATATTTTATTACTAAATAATCCTTTGTAATTATCCTTTGATTTTTTTCTAAAAAATAATAACTATTATAAAGAGAGGCTATTATCCTCTTTAAAAATGGATATCCTCTTTTTGATTTAAACTTCCTTATCGAAACTAAATTTGAATAAGGATTCCTAATTATATGAACAAATTTAGCATTTGGGAATATTTTTTTTAATTCTATAGCAAATTCAGCATTTTCTACTGACTTTTCAACAACTCTAATGTCATTTGGTAATTCCTCATTATATAAAGAATAATACATTGCTTCTATATAATTTTCAATTGATTTTTTTATATTACTATAATCGGTCCCTTGTTTTATTTTTTCTTTAAATTTCGTAATATCCCATAATCCTCTTGTATCACTATCAGCAAATCCACCTGGTGTTGTATTTGATTTGTCTATCCACTCTATATAATTATTAATAATTTGTTTTTCATTTATATTTTCTGGATATTGTCTTCTAATGCCATAATCAACCCAATAACCATTATGTTGAAAAAAATGAGCCTCAATAGGAATAACAAAAAGCTCACTATGACCATCAAAAAGGCTTCTTAATAAACTTGTTCCAGATTTATGTGCACCTAATATAAAAATAGGGTTTTTATTCATTAATTTACCTCCTACATCATTTCCATTTTGATAATTTCCATGTCTTAAAACTTATATTACTTTTTTCTATAATACAGTTTTCCCACTAATTTCTTTAAAACAAGCAAGTCTTCAGTAGATAAACCACCTATGAAGTAATATATTATTGCAGTCATAACAAAGAATAAGAATGTTAATAATAACAATTTAATAAGCCAAAAAATTTGTATAATATTATTTAAATAATAAACCAACATAAAACTAATTGTCACAGAGCCAACTACTTTAAAATAATCAAAATTATATGGATGAATTTTATGATCTTTATATACTAATAAAAGTTTTATTATATTGGTTAGTGATACTGATATTAATGATGCAACCGCTGCTCCATTTATTCCATAGTTGGGTATTAAAGCATAGTTTAATGTTACATTCATACCCACAACTAATATGTTGGTATACAATTCATAATGAGGATGCCCTGTCATAACATTAATATATCCTGCAGAACCCACGCCAGCATTAACAACCTGACCTATTGATATTAATACTAAAGCTGTTGATCCAGCTATAAACTCTTTTCCAAACAGATGCATTATATCCCTGTTAAAGAGTAAAATAATAGAAAAAGCAACTAAATTAATTGCTAAAATCCATTTTGTAATTATTTTATACATAGCTGCAAGTTTATCCATTTCCCCTTTATGGTGTAAAGAAGAAATCATTGGTGCAAACATGGTATTAAAAGCTATTAGGATAAAACTGCTCATTGTACCTATTCTTAGAGCTATGTTGTAAATGCCAACTTTGTCATCAGAGAGAAAATATCCAATCATAAATGTATCAATTCTATTTATTAAGAATCCTAATAAACCTGTCAACAACAATGGAAAAGAAAACCGGAATACATCTTTTAATAGACCATGATTAATAGATTTAATACTACTTAAAAATCCCATTTTTAAAATTTTATAAAATAAATATAGACTGGTTAAACCTAAAGATATATAGAAAGAAATTAATATACCATAAATTTTAAATCCTAGAAATGAAAATGTTATTATACAGGCTATTTTTACTATGGGAGTTAGTATATTTTGACCCTGAACAAAATATTTTATTATTCCTATTCCCCTGAATATGCCCCGGGATAACTGCGTAAAAGCTAGTAAAATTAATAAAGGCGTAGAATATCTAATTAAATCCACTAACTCCGGACTATTTAATATATTTGTGGCAATAAATTTACTATTAGTTATGATTATAGTAGATAAAACAAAACCAGTTATTAAGGTAAATAATATTGATGAGGTTATTAATCCATTACGTTCTTCCACTTTATTATCATCAACCAATGGTGGCAAAAATGAGACCAGGCCCTGGTCCAGCCCAAACCTGGTTATAATTGGGAAAAAACTAATAAAAGTATAGACATACATAAACCTTCCATAGGCTTCAGCACCCATATATCGGGCGACTATGAAATTAAATACAAGCCCGAATAAAACCCCTATTATGCGACCAATGAAAACTACCCCTGATTTTTTAGTTACATCTAACAGTTCTTCTTCCATTCATTATACCATGCCTTTCTTATTTATAAAATTATAATGTATTAAAGACACTCTTCCATACCATTCCTATGCAATATCTCCCTTATCTCCTTAACCTCCTGGGCTCTTTTCTTATCACAAATAAGAATGGCATCCCTGGTATTTACAATTACTATATCCTTCAATCCAATAGTGGTTACTACTTTATCTTCACTGTGAATTATTGAGTTTTTGGTATCTATACCATAGTGTTTTCCCAGGACAACATTACCATCTTTATCTACTTTCTTAACTCTCTCTAAAGCCGGCCAGCTTCCCAGGTCATCCCAGCCGAAATCACCGGGGATAACATAAATATCACTGGCCTTTTCCATAATACCATAGTCGATAGAAATACCTTCAAGCTCTTTAAACTCTTCCCTGACAACCTTATCTTCCAGATCTGTTCCCAGGGCCTGTCTAATTCGTTCCATGGCTTTACTGAGTTCGGGCATGTGTTTTTCTATCTTATCCTGGATAGTCTCCACCCTCCAGACAAACATCCCGCTGTTCCAGAGGTAGGTTCCCTCTTCCAGAAATTCTCTGGCTGTATCCAGGTCGGGTTTTTCAGTAAACTCCTTAACCTGATAAACCCTGTCCTCGTCTATGGTATGAAGAAGTTCTCCGAAGTGGATATAACCATATCCTGTCTCCGGATGGGTCGGCTCTATCCCGATGGTAACAAGATTCGGTCCGACGGCCGCTGTCATTACCGCTTTTTGTAAAATATTTATAAACCTTTCTTTGTTTTTGATAAGATGATCAGCCGGTAACACAACCATGGTGGATCCCGGGAATTTCTTCTCTATATATAATGAAGCCAGTCCAATACACGCAGCTGTATCCCTTTTATATGGTTCTATTATAATGTTTTCTTCAGGAACTTCAGGAAGCTGTTTTTTTATGGCCTCTTTATAACTTTCATTGGTAGCTATAAATACCTTATCCGGTGGCACCAGTTCTTTTATCCGCTCTACCGTCTCCTGGAGCATGGTCTTCTGGTCATCAGTCAGTTTTAGAAACTGCTTTGGCCTATTGCTCCGGCTTAAGGGCCAGAAACGGGTCCCTTCGCCACCGGCCATTATCAATGCTGTTACCATCTGGTTTGCACCCTTCCTAATTTTCTTCTTCCTTTAAAAATTCACGTAAGAAAACCACAAATACACCTATCATAAATGCCAGAATGCCTGCTATAGCCATATTAAGTCTGGCTCTGTTCCCCAGGGGTCTTGCCGGGGGTACTGCCCTTGCTATAAACTTGACATCACTGGTTTTCTGGGCTTCAGTTATCCGGGCCTCTTCATATTTAGCAGCCAGCATCTCATAGGTTTTTTGTATATCATTAACCCTCTGTTCAAGCTGTTTTTCAATAATCCTGTTTCGTCCTATAAATGTCTGAAGCTTTTTAACCTCTTCTTCAAGGCTGTCTCTGGCTTCTCTGTAAAAGGCCAGTTGATTCTGTAAATGATCCAGCTCTATTCTGGTGTTAATCAAATCATTTCTCAGGTTACGGTAACTTAAAGCTTCTTTTTCATATAGCTTACGGTAGTGAGCTACATCTGCCTCCAGGTTGTCCATTTCTTGCTCCCAGCTGTGGAGCTTGACCTGAAGTTGTTTTAATTCTTCAGTTTCAACCTTAATAAGTTTTTCATAATGGGCTATTTCCTGAGGCAGGCTTTCCACCTGTATTGTAGCATTAGTCAGTCTCTTTTTCAACTGACTATATATGGGGTGTACGTGTCAAGAAAAGGTAGGAAGAATATTTCACCTCAAACAACCCATAAATATTTATTCTAAATAGTTGCCAGTCCTCTTATTGCTTTTACCCAATCTTTACCGCTATCTGGACCATTTATTGCAGGTATTTTTGCCTGTAACCACTTACTCCAATCCCTGTCCACTTTCTTAAACATATATTTTATTTTCCTTACCGGGTTTTTTATTGTGTAATACTGATCTCCAAGTCTTTCTTTTAATTCCTTGTTATGTTTTAACATTAAAATTCTAGCCATTGCCTCAGCACCTTTTTTGCTCCAATTCATTCCCTGGTTCTTCATCCTGCGAGCCACATTCTTATCCACATAGCCCTCAGCTGCTCCCATCCCATGTAATTCTTTATTCCTTAATTCTGTTGGTATTCGATATCTGTAATCTAATAAGTGCTCTTCATACTTTTTAAAATGCTTTATTATTTTCCTCCTCTTTTCTCGGTTTTCAGCTGTTTCTCCCATACATATTAACGATTCCAATGTGTCCAGAAATACCTGCTTTCTTCCTTCTGCTAATACCCTGCATAAATCATCTGCAACTTCTCTTCCAAAGTATAATCCTATATCTCTTTTTATATGATACCTATCCAGTTGTACTATTATATTTTCAAAGTATTCCTTACTGGTCTTTTGTATCCAGCTGGCACCGTCCCCGTTTAATACTACTAAAGTGTTTTCAAGATTATATTTTTTGCTTATTTGATGGATTAATTCTTCATAAAAGTCATCTGCTTTTCCATAGACTCCTGCTACTATTTGTGGCTCCTTCAATCTCTTCCGTTTTTTTGCTGGACTAGTGTATTCCCAGCCCTCATGGATTAATCCCAGTTTGATTTCCAGCTTCTTTCCTCCTTCTTCCTGACTACCAACCATTATCCCGTCAGCTTCAATGAATAGTAGTGGTATTTCTTTTTCCTCTCCTTTTAAAATCTTACCTCCAGTGAATACTTCCTCTTTTTCATGTTTGAGTCTCTCTGACTCCCTTTTTCCAAAATCCCTGACTTCATTAAAGATAGTTGTATGGCTTAAATGGGGAAAACCGGCTTCAGCCAGTACTTCCTCCACTTGCCTGTAGCTCATCTTACTTGCCAGTATTACCAGCAGTTTTAGGTATTCTCCACTTACTCTTTTTTTCTTTTTTAACCCCAGTTTTTTGTCCAGTAAAATGACGCTTTTTCCTGTTTTTTGGTCTTTATATAGTCGCCTTCTAAG encodes:
- a CDS encoding UDP-glucose dehydrogenase family protein — encoded protein: MYENKISVIGTGYVGLVSGVCLADFGNTVINVDIDEEKINKLNNGEVPIYEPGLSEYLQRNFESGRISFTTDVKEAIENSGVVFIAVGTPPKDDGSADLQYVLSVARDIGKYMNGYKVIVDKSTVPIGTGRKVAAVIQEELDKRGVDYKFDVVSNPEFLREGKAVYDFTHPDRVVIGTESEKARDILKEVYRALYLNDTPFVFTNLETAEMIKYASNAFLATKISFINEISVLCEKVNADVQVVAKAMGMDGRIGDKFLHAGPGYGGSCFPKDTRAIVRIAAENGVDLKVIKAGIEANENQKLYMVEKIVNKLGDLKGKTLGILGLSFKPETDDMREAPALTIIPELIKRGARIRAFDPEGIKEATWRLKDYEKDIIYCDNEYEVMKGSNALVLLTEWNQFRRLDLKRVKELLADPVFFDLRNVYEVEEVEKVGLEYIGVGTAQKADAEAFKEAAAAREE
- a CDS encoding SDR family oxidoreductase; protein product: MIILATGGAGFIGSNIVDKLINIGHDVVVVDNLSTGYKTNLNSTAKFYKVDIISSDIEDIIKKEKITHVIHHAAQIDVQRSVKDPIFDADNNIKGTINLLEACRKNNVEKIIYASSAAVYGEPDYLPIDESHPIKAMSPYGISKHTPEHYIKMYGELYDLKYTILRYANVYGPRQDPKGEGGVVSIFTDKMVNGEQPAIYGDGKQTRDFIYVEDIVAANLKALNRGDNQIVNISTRTQTSVIELFKTMKDILKMDIEPIFNRERPGDIRHSYLDNSRAKEVLDWAPRYDLKSGLTRTISYYARQLGLDEVATTLEESL
- a CDS encoding glycosyltransferase family 2 protein, with the protein product MRSELVSVITPLYNSEQFIEKTIKSVLNQTYANWEMIVVDDCSTDSGPDIVKEYLKKNSRIKLIKLKKNSGAAVARNKGIKISKGRYIAFLDSDDLWHKDKLKKQVEFMKNNNVVLSYTAYRKIDEFGNLRGIIRPPKKINYNQLLKTNSIGCLTAMYDTKYVGKVYMPVIDRRQDYALWLKILKKGITAYGVNEVLAYYRTNKNSLSSNKVVSAKYQWKIYRQIENLSIVKSLYYFINYFINGLSKYLK
- a CDS encoding glycosyltransferase family 4 protein, yielding MDKKITIFTPYLSKTMGGIQNLSFNLFKYLKEYVKVSAYSGNINDEKIKGVYYSKYNNSQIKIGYDLFKKSYYDFKKNKSYINIALTWKLGIITYLLKILYNIPYIVYVHGNDIYPDNKNFVEKFVIKRVLKNANKIIANSKFTKKLCNTYGEFNIKVIHPGIDYKNIKIDNKNKVKNRKILFTLSRLEQRKGIDNTLRAMPEIISRYPDIHYYIGGKGPYNKILKQIVSELNIENYVTFLGFISEEQKDEMYKKCDLFVMPSYEVKKDGSVEGFGIVYLEANMYGKFVIAGNSGGILDAVNHGKTGLIVDGGDPKSISEGIIKFYEEYYNKKNYQEDCIRWAEKHDWNNIINQVLDLL
- a CDS encoding O-antigen polymerase is translated as MRFKMANISLKLLLLFFLLAPFHGVIKVINHNTLNKPILNVWKEVLFIFILALSILYLIKKKKIHITNFGGKIIIIIYLLVFNLILNLYFGIVNKNIVIIQWLWGVKVTFFYGLIIFIVIIHDINWQKFINKIINILSFLALFIIGFALLQFFLGTEFISSINFVADGMKTNLIRSGNIRASSIFRQPVTFGMFCLILLSFNILKKGFMPNIVSIMSIIGILISTSRTSILALVVMLFYCLLLKRKKYNIFLKLSLIIPLVIVFALNIIVPYIENNLLSSNIGVLRTYLYTNTFFVRINKWKTLMTSWVKSKGIVHIFIGKGWGYLGGGQHIFKFIQGNPSVPYDPVDNLYLFLLINSGIVGLILFISIIIMCMRKALMMMQFSSEVNYDFLNSVLLFLSTFLIIGVFITGIESFIFQIYLYLIIGSLMKYS